Proteins encoded by one window of Polaribacter haliotis:
- the rmuC gene encoding DNA recombination protein RmuC, which produces MNEIIIYLLIAILFAVIGLFIGKLLSKLNFEKDKTSLEKEKSALEERVALLQQSKDMVENNYIELQKDFKTIQQEKENLITANTRQESEVDNLRLKLVENKGEVEKLNEKFTKEFENLANKILDEKATKFTLQNKENLKIILNPLQEKIKVFEDKVDKTHKESIDYHAALRQQILGLKELNQQMSKETLNLTKALKGDNKMQGNWGELVLERVLEKSGLEKDREYYVQQSFTNEDGKRVLPDVVIHLPDNKKMIVDSKVSLVAYEQYINEEDELQKEIFLKQHVASLKRHVEQLSDKKYEDIYGIESPDFVLLFIPIEPAFAVALNTDTNLYNKAFERNIVIVTPSTLLATLRTIDTMWNNEKQQRNALEIAKQAGALYDKFHGLLSDLVGVGKKIDASKTDYNAAMNKLFEGRGNLITSVEKLKKMGAKAKKALPENIIDRASSND; this is translated from the coding sequence ATGAACGAAATAATTATTTACTTACTAATTGCAATTTTATTTGCTGTAATTGGCTTATTTATAGGGAAATTACTTTCAAAATTGAATTTCGAAAAAGATAAAACTTCTTTAGAAAAAGAAAAATCTGCATTAGAAGAACGTGTTGCGTTACTTCAACAATCTAAAGATATGGTAGAAAATAATTATATCGAATTGCAAAAAGATTTTAAAACTATTCAACAAGAAAAAGAAAATTTAATTACTGCAAACACAAGACAAGAATCGGAAGTAGATAATTTACGATTAAAATTAGTCGAAAATAAAGGCGAAGTTGAAAAACTAAATGAAAAATTTACCAAAGAGTTTGAAAATTTAGCCAATAAGATTCTAGATGAAAAAGCGACAAAATTTACACTTCAGAATAAAGAAAATTTAAAAATTATTTTAAATCCTTTGCAAGAAAAAATTAAAGTTTTCGAAGATAAAGTAGATAAAACTCATAAAGAAAGTATCGATTATCACGCGGCTTTACGTCAGCAAATTTTAGGTTTAAAAGAACTGAATCAGCAAATGAGTAAAGAAACCTTAAACCTAACCAAAGCATTAAAAGGAGATAATAAAATGCAAGGAAATTGGGGAGAGTTAGTTTTAGAACGTGTTTTAGAAAAGTCTGGTTTAGAGAAAGATAGAGAGTATTATGTACAGCAAAGCTTTACGAATGAAGATGGTAAAAGAGTGTTACCAGATGTTGTAATTCATTTACCAGATAATAAGAAAATGATTGTAGATTCTAAAGTTTCTTTAGTTGCTTATGAACAATATATAAATGAAGAAGACGAACTACAGAAAGAGATTTTTTTAAAACAACATGTAGCATCTTTAAAAAGACATGTAGAACAATTGAGTGATAAAAAATACGAAGATATTTATGGTATAGAATCTCCAGATTTTGTGTTACTTTTTATTCCTATTGAACCTGCTTTCGCAGTTGCGTTAAATACAGATACCAATTTATACAATAAAGCATTCGAAAGAAACATTGTAATTGTTACACCTTCTACTCTATTGGCGACTTTACGTACAATTGATACCATGTGGAATAATGAAAAACAACAAAGAAATGCTTTAGAAATAGCAAAACAAGCTGGGGCTTTATACGATAAATTTCATGGTCTTTTAAGTGATTTAGTTGGTGTTGGTAAAAAGATAGATGCATCTAAAACAGATTATAATGCTGCAATGAATAAATTGTTTGAAGGAAGAGGAAACTTAATTACAAGTGTAGAAAAGCTGAAAAAAATGGGTGCAAAAGCTAAAAAAGCGCTTCCAGAAAATATTATAGATCGTGCGAGTTCTAATGATTAA
- a CDS encoding 1-acyl-sn-glycerol-3-phosphate acyltransferase has product MKRIAKFILYTILGWKIENEFPKHPKKYIVIAAPHTSWVDFPIAILTRMSLGTMVHFVGKNSLFKWPFGYFFRALGGTPVDRTKNNNLVDAIIDIFNNKEEFRLGLSPEGTRKKVETWKTGFYYIAKGANVPIVMATLDFENKKVKISVPYYTTDDKEADFRHFKDFYKNIKGKNPELS; this is encoded by the coding sequence ATGAAAAGAATTGCCAAGTTTATTTTATATACAATTTTAGGTTGGAAAATTGAAAATGAGTTTCCAAAACATCCTAAAAAATATATTGTTATTGCTGCTCCACATACAAGTTGGGTAGATTTTCCTATAGCAATTTTAACTAGAATGAGCTTAGGAACCATGGTGCATTTTGTGGGAAAAAACTCTCTTTTTAAATGGCCTTTTGGGTATTTTTTTAGAGCTTTAGGTGGTACTCCAGTAGATAGAACTAAAAATAACAATTTGGTTGATGCAATTATCGATATTTTTAATAATAAAGAAGAATTTCGATTAGGTTTATCTCCAGAAGGAACCAGAAAAAAAGTAGAAACTTGGAAAACTGGGTTCTATTATATCGCAAAAGGTGCAAACGTACCAATTGTTATGGCAACTTTAGATTTTGAAAATAAAAAGGTAAAAATCTCTGTACCTTACTATACAACAGACGATAAAGAAGCCGATTTTAGGCATTTCAAGGACTTTTATAAAAATATAAAGGGGAAAAACCCTGAATTATCATAA
- the pepT gene encoding peptidase T, whose translation MIEKKHITDRFIKYVTIDTESDPNNPAFPSTENQWDLAKVLVKDLTDIGMQDITLDENCYIMATLPSNIEYRVPTIGFVAHMDTSPDFTGKNVKPQIVENYQGNDIILNEEKNIILSPDYFEDLLQYKGQTIITTDGTTLLGADDKAGVTEIVTAMEYLIKHPEIKHGKIRICFTPDEEVGKGAHKFDVNKFDAEWAYTMDGSQIGELEYENFNAASAKITITGKIVHPGYAKGKMINSMQIANEYIASLPPEEVPEKTSNYEGFFHLHDMNGNVEKTVLEYIIRDHDLDLFEKRKYLMQRIAFDFNERLNEDLVEVDINNQYFNMKEKIVPVMHIVDIVEEVMKEIGIKPLIKPIRGGTDGSQLSYKGLPCPNIFAGGHNFHGRFEYIPVESMVKATEVIVGIATKVSEKYA comes from the coding sequence ATGATTGAGAAAAAACACATTACAGACAGGTTTATAAAATATGTTACTATAGATACAGAATCCGACCCAAACAACCCTGCTTTTCCGAGTACAGAAAACCAGTGGGATTTGGCAAAAGTTCTTGTAAAAGATTTAACCGATATTGGAATGCAAGACATTACTTTGGATGAAAATTGTTACATCATGGCTACTTTGCCAAGTAATATCGAATATAGAGTGCCAACCATTGGTTTTGTGGCTCACATGGACACAAGTCCAGATTTTACAGGGAAAAACGTAAAACCACAAATTGTAGAGAATTATCAAGGAAATGATATTATTTTAAACGAAGAAAAAAATATTATTCTTTCACCAGATTATTTCGAAGATTTATTACAGTATAAGGGACAAACGATTATTACTACAGATGGAACCACGCTTTTAGGTGCAGATGATAAAGCTGGTGTTACAGAAATTGTAACTGCAATGGAATATTTAATAAAACATCCAGAAATTAAACACGGAAAAATTCGAATTTGTTTTACTCCAGATGAAGAAGTTGGAAAAGGAGCCCATAAATTCGATGTCAATAAATTTGATGCAGAATGGGCGTATACAATGGATGGAAGTCAAATTGGTGAATTGGAATACGAAAATTTTAATGCTGCAAGTGCCAAAATAACAATTACAGGGAAAATTGTACATCCAGGTTATGCAAAAGGTAAAATGATAAATTCTATGCAAATTGCAAACGAATATATTGCTTCACTTCCACCAGAAGAAGTTCCAGAAAAAACGAGTAACTACGAAGGTTTTTTCCATTTACATGATATGAATGGAAATGTGGAAAAAACGGTTTTAGAATATATAATTCGAGACCATGATTTAGACTTGTTTGAAAAAAGGAAATATTTAATGCAAAGAATTGCTTTCGATTTTAATGAACGTTTAAATGAAGATTTGGTTGAAGTAGATATTAATAATCAATATTTTAATATGAAAGAAAAAATTGTTCCTGTAATGCATATTGTAGATATTGTAGAAGAAGTAATGAAAGAAATTGGTATTAAACCCTTAATAAAGCCAATTCGTGGTGGAACAGATGGTTCTCAACTTTCTTATAAAGGATTGCCTTGTCCAAATATTTTTGCTGGTGGCCATAATTTTCATGGACGTTTTGAGTATATACCTGTAGAATCTATGGTAAAAGCAACAGAAGTAATTGTAGGAATAGCAACTAAAGTTTCCGAAAAATATGCATAA
- a CDS encoding WD40/YVTN/BNR-like repeat-containing protein, whose protein sequence is MKRIIGFIFAFLFLMSCKQEYQPRNIETITIKEFKMEDSSIRAIQVVDSTSVFYAGSNGDVGFTTDSGTLWNALNIRHQDSIVPHFRSLAFNGNDYFALSIGNPALMYKISEGDATLVYKEEDEKVFYDALTFFDDNLHGIAVGDPTESCASIIITEDGGENWNKIPCDNLPEIAKDEAFFAASNTNIATIGSSVWIASGGGKARILKSTNYGKSWQIFETPFVQGNGPQGIYSIDFYDENNGIAVGGDYSKPEENVANKAITIDGGKTWTIVSDGKSPNYKSCVQYVPNTNGKEVFAVGKTGVSFSNDGGKTWKDVSKDSYYSIHFVDENNAWLSGHHKIGKLILK, encoded by the coding sequence ATGAAAAGAATAATCGGATTTATTTTTGCTTTCCTTTTTTTAATGTCTTGCAAGCAAGAATATCAGCCAAGAAACATAGAAACAATTACTATAAAAGAGTTTAAAATGGAAGACTCTAGTATTCGTGCAATTCAAGTTGTGGACAGTACAAGTGTTTTTTATGCTGGTTCTAATGGAGATGTTGGCTTTACAACAGATAGTGGTACTTTATGGAATGCTTTAAATATTAGACACCAAGATTCTATCGTTCCACATTTTAGAAGTTTAGCTTTTAATGGAAACGATTATTTTGCGTTATCAATTGGAAATCCTGCTTTAATGTATAAAATTTCTGAAGGAGATGCTACTTTAGTTTATAAAGAAGAAGATGAAAAAGTATTTTATGATGCACTTACATTTTTTGATGATAATTTACATGGAATTGCAGTTGGAGACCCCACAGAAAGCTGTGCTTCTATTATTATAACTGAAGATGGTGGAGAAAATTGGAATAAAATTCCGTGCGATAATTTACCAGAAATTGCAAAAGACGAAGCTTTTTTCGCAGCAAGTAACACAAATATAGCTACTATTGGAAGCTCTGTTTGGATTGCCTCTGGAGGTGGCAAAGCACGTATTTTAAAATCTACCAATTATGGGAAATCTTGGCAAATTTTCGAAACTCCTTTTGTGCAAGGAAATGGACCTCAAGGAATCTATTCAATTGATTTTTATGACGAGAATAACGGAATTGCAGTTGGTGGAGATTATTCTAAACCAGAAGAAAACGTTGCAAACAAAGCAATTACAATAGATGGAGGGAAAACTTGGACAATCGTCTCAGATGGAAAAAGCCCTAATTATAAAAGTTGTGTGCAATATGTACCAAATACAAATGGAAAAGAAGTTTTTGCTGTAGGTAAAACTGGCGTTTCTTTTTCTAATGATGGTGGAAAAACATGGAAAGATGTTTCGAAAGACAGCTATTACAGCATTCATTTTGTAGACGAAAACAATGCTTGGTTAAGTGGTCATCATAAAATAGGTAAATTAATATTGAAGTAA
- a CDS encoding patatin-like phospholipase family protein, with the protein MKKALVISGGGSKGAFAGGVAQYLMKNEGKEYDLFLGTSTGSLMVSHLALGMLDELKELYTNVSQETIFSNNPFKIRKVAGEKVISINHLNTLWNIINGRKTFGESKNLRALIKRKITKEMYVKIRAANKEVVVTVSNLTANQIEYKSINDCTYEDFCDWIWGSCNYVPFMSLLEKDYCQYADGGFGSLVPIREAILRGATEIDAIILETEVTQFNRLHSKNPFSLLFDVFDFMLTHVERHNITIGKLAASNKNVKLNLYYTPTVLTTNSLVFDEVLMRKWWKSGFKYAKSKREELMSEFRPDVLTDQEIEEGIDDVENLNI; encoded by the coding sequence ATGAAAAAAGCATTGGTTATTTCTGGAGGTGGAAGCAAAGGTGCATTTGCTGGTGGAGTTGCACAGTACCTAATGAAAAATGAAGGCAAAGAGTACGATTTGTTTTTAGGAACTTCTACAGGAAGTTTAATGGTTTCTCACTTGGCTTTGGGCATGTTAGATGAATTGAAAGAGTTATACACAAATGTTAGTCAGGAAACTATTTTTAGTAACAACCCATTTAAAATAAGGAAAGTAGCTGGTGAAAAAGTAATTTCAATAAACCATTTAAACACTCTATGGAATATTATAAATGGTAGAAAAACGTTTGGAGAAAGCAAGAATTTACGCGCTCTTATCAAAAGAAAAATCACCAAAGAAATGTACGTTAAAATTAGAGCTGCCAACAAAGAAGTTGTGGTTACAGTTTCTAATTTAACTGCAAACCAAATTGAATATAAATCTATAAACGACTGTACTTACGAAGACTTTTGTGACTGGATTTGGGGTTCTTGTAATTACGTTCCTTTTATGAGTTTGTTGGAAAAAGATTATTGCCAATATGCAGATGGAGGTTTTGGTTCTTTAGTACCAATTAGAGAGGCAATTTTACGAGGTGCAACAGAAATAGATGCAATTATTTTAGAAACAGAAGTTACTCAATTTAATAGATTGCATTCTAAAAACCCTTTTTCTTTATTGTTCGATGTTTTCGATTTTATGTTAACACACGTAGAAAGACATAATATTACTATTGGAAAATTAGCTGCTTCTAATAAAAATGTAAAACTAAATTTATATTATACACCCACTGTTTTAACAACTAATTCGTTAGTTTTCGACGAAGTACTAATGCGAAAATGGTGGAAATCTGGTTTTAAATACGCTAAATCTAAACGAGAAGAGTTAATGAGTGAGTTTAGACCAGATGTACTTACAGACCAAGAAATTGAAGAAGGAATTGATGATGTAGAAAATTTAAATATTTAA
- a CDS encoding S41 family peptidase: protein MKKIFFASFLSILFITSCSKKEDNDVTDPEFVVTVDDEINFFIWNGLKNYYLWKKDVPDLANDRFSNFQELYTYFRKYNSSEDTFNSLLFQPGTVDRFSWIVDDYIALENSFQGINTTTGMEFGLRRYENSSTNVYGYVRYVIPNSSAASEEVERGMIFNSVNGTQLTDSNFNSLLFGDNSTFSIGLANFNNGSPTANGTTISLTKTEVQENPVPIAEVISDGNKKIGYLLYNQFARNYDGELNAAFNKFKSENVDDLIIDLRYNGGGSITTASYLGSMVTGQFGGQVFSKEVWNEAVTNGNPAELFVNNFPTQIRNTDSNGNVVLDESINSLGLSRVYFIVSGSTASASELVINSLSSYIDVKVVGTTTVGKQVGSITLYDSDDLSRNGENLNAKHTYAMQPIVLEITNKDGENYPNGIIPETNFTGINLEENIGDLGVLGERSDPLLDRTLTYITTGNKPFGKKRASFIATEEIFNSKLATPASNNMFTELK, encoded by the coding sequence ATGAAGAAAATATTTTTTGCAAGTTTTTTATCGATACTATTTATAACTAGTTGTAGTAAAAAAGAAGATAACGATGTTACAGATCCAGAATTCGTTGTAACAGTAGATGATGAAATTAATTTTTTTATATGGAATGGTTTAAAAAACTATTATTTATGGAAGAAAGATGTTCCAGATCTAGCAAATGATAGATTTAGTAATTTCCAAGAATTATATACCTATTTTAGAAAATATAATTCTTCTGAGGACACATTTAATAGTTTATTATTTCAACCAGGAACTGTAGACCGTTTTTCTTGGATTGTAGACGATTATATTGCTTTAGAAAATTCTTTTCAAGGAATAAATACAACTACAGGAATGGAATTCGGTTTAAGAAGGTATGAAAATAGTAGTACTAATGTTTACGGATATGTTAGGTATGTAATTCCAAATTCTAGTGCCGCTTCAGAAGAAGTAGAAAGAGGTATGATTTTTAATTCTGTAAATGGAACACAACTTACAGATAGTAATTTTAATTCGTTATTGTTTGGAGATAATAGTACTTTTTCAATAGGTTTGGCTAATTTTAACAATGGAAGTCCAACTGCAAATGGAACCACAATTTCCTTAACAAAAACCGAAGTTCAAGAAAATCCAGTTCCTATTGCAGAAGTTATTTCAGATGGAAATAAAAAAATTGGTTACTTATTATATAATCAATTTGCTCGAAATTACGATGGAGAATTAAATGCTGCTTTTAATAAGTTTAAAAGTGAAAATGTAGACGATTTAATTATAGATTTAAGATATAATGGTGGTGGTTCTATTACAACTGCTTCTTATTTGGGAAGTATGGTAACAGGACAGTTTGGAGGACAAGTTTTTTCGAAAGAAGTTTGGAATGAAGCTGTAACAAATGGAAATCCTGCAGAACTTTTTGTTAATAATTTTCCAACACAAATTAGAAATACAGATAGTAATGGAAATGTTGTTTTAGATGAAAGCATAAATAGTTTAGGTTTATCTAGAGTGTATTTTATTGTTTCTGGAAGCACTGCATCTGCATCTGAACTGGTTATTAATTCACTAAGTTCTTATATAGATGTGAAAGTAGTTGGAACAACAACAGTTGGAAAACAAGTAGGTTCTATAACATTATACGATTCTGATGATTTATCTAGAAATGGCGAAAATTTGAATGCGAAGCATACTTATGCAATGCAACCAATTGTATTAGAAATAACAAATAAAGACGGAGAAAATTATCCAAATGGAATTATACCAGAAACAAATTTTACAGGAATAAATTTAGAAGAAAATATTGGAGACTTAGGAGTTTTAGGAGAACGTTCAGATCCTCTTTTAGATAGAACTTTAACTTATATTACAACAGGTAATAAGCCTTTTGGCAAGAAAAGAGCCTCTTTTATTGCTACTGAAGAAATTTTTAATTCGAAATTAGCAACACCTGCAAGTAATAATATGTTTACAGAATTAAAGTAA
- a CDS encoding S41 family peptidase produces the protein MKNYIKAFYIFLLAISFAQCSKEYKVPNDLIVQDFVWKGLNAYYLHQDEIEDLSDRRFNSDIQLNNYLSSFLDYNELFSSLLIVNDTKSTLIEDYNVLLEDVPPRTAITNGMEFGIIAEEGSPENVIGYVTHILPSSNASTKSIERGEFFNAVNGLQLTRTNFNNLLLGGADTFILNMVDFDGNTVTPNAKTVSLTREDYTYSTTFKEKTISIGADNVGYLMYNNNFSKNYIDQLNTTFLDFKNNNVNELVLDLRYNIGTGSFVRDMAKLASLIAGQFPDETFIKEKWNSKAQPWFEQNQPDSLVTKFPSKLNVNTDFNSLNLTDVYIILNGDNFSGSSTIELLVNSLKPYINVHLIGAQTAGNNTGSITLYNSDDYDFGNRNMSHTVALQPIVLSFYNKNDQTYENGFIPNINLCPNEDILNLGVLGERSDPILDRVLTYVTSGNTGTNVVCNPNNYEYLYNSINAQREIDKGIFIKQNLPNTN, from the coding sequence ATGAAAAACTATATAAAAGCTTTTTATATTTTCCTATTAGCAATTTCTTTTGCACAATGTTCTAAAGAATATAAGGTTCCAAATGATTTGATTGTACAAGATTTTGTATGGAAAGGATTGAATGCGTATTATTTACATCAAGACGAAATTGAAGATTTATCTGATAGACGTTTTAATTCGGACATTCAATTAAATAATTATTTAAGTTCTTTTTTAGATTATAATGAATTGTTTTCGTCTTTATTAATTGTAAATGATACAAAATCTACATTAATAGAAGATTATAATGTTCTATTAGAAGATGTTCCTCCAAGAACGGCTATTACAAATGGAATGGAGTTTGGAATAATTGCTGAAGAAGGAAGCCCAGAAAATGTTATAGGATATGTAACACACATTTTACCAAGTTCTAATGCCTCAACAAAAAGTATTGAGCGTGGAGAATTTTTTAATGCTGTTAACGGTTTGCAATTAACAAGAACAAACTTCAACAATTTATTATTGGGTGGTGCAGATACATTTATTTTAAATATGGTAGATTTCGATGGAAATACTGTTACTCCAAATGCAAAAACAGTTTCGTTAACCAGAGAAGATTATACATATTCTACAACTTTTAAAGAAAAAACAATTTCAATTGGAGCAGATAACGTTGGTTATTTAATGTATAACAACAATTTTTCTAAAAATTACATAGACCAATTAAATACTACTTTTTTAGATTTTAAAAATAATAATGTAAACGAACTTGTTTTAGATTTACGTTATAATATAGGTACAGGAAGTTTTGTAAGAGATATGGCTAAATTGGCAAGTCTAATAGCAGGTCAGTTTCCGGATGAAACTTTTATAAAAGAAAAATGGAATTCGAAAGCACAACCTTGGTTTGAACAAAATCAGCCAGATTCTTTGGTTACGAAATTTCCTTCAAAATTAAATGTGAATACAGATTTTAATAGTCTTAATTTAACAGATGTTTATATTATATTAAATGGAGATAATTTTTCTGGTTCTTCTACAATTGAATTATTAGTAAATAGTCTAAAACCTTATATAAATGTACATTTAATTGGTGCACAAACTGCTGGAAATAACACAGGTTCTATAACTTTATATAATTCTGATGACTACGATTTTGGAAACAGAAACATGTCTCACACAGTAGCTTTACAACCAATTGTGTTAAGTTTCTATAATAAAAACGACCAAACTTATGAAAATGGATTTATACCCAACATAAATTTGTGCCCAAATGAAGATATTTTAAACCTTGGAGTTCTTGGAGAAAGATCAGATCCTATATTAGATCGTGTATTAACTTATGTTACTTCTGGAAATACTGGCACTAATGTTGTTTGTAATCCTAATAATTACGAGTACCTTTATAATTCTATTAATGCCCAAAGAGAAATAGATAAAGGTATTTTTATAAAACAAAATTTACCAAATACAAATTAA
- a CDS encoding RNA polymerase sigma factor, translated as MNQSDFLKVVLPFKDKVFRLAKRLLVSTEEAEDATQELFFKLWKSKEKIADYKNVEAFAMTMTKNYCYDRLKSKQASNLTLVHSNYKEKDTSLDKKLEHQDSVNQVHKLIENLPEQQKIIIQLRDIEEYDFEEICKMVDMKPTAVRVALSRARKTIREELIKKHNYGVS; from the coding sequence ATGAACCAGTCAGACTTTTTAAAAGTTGTTTTGCCATTTAAAGACAAGGTCTTTCGTTTAGCAAAAAGATTGTTAGTTTCTACAGAAGAAGCTGAGGATGCTACACAAGAACTGTTTTTTAAATTGTGGAAAAGCAAAGAAAAAATCGCCGACTATAAAAATGTTGAAGCATTTGCAATGACAATGACCAAGAATTATTGTTACGATCGTTTAAAATCGAAACAAGCAAGTAATTTAACATTGGTACACAGTAATTATAAAGAAAAAGATACGTCTTTAGATAAAAAATTGGAACATCAAGACAGTGTAAACCAAGTACACAAATTGATTGAAAATTTACCAGAACAACAAAAAATTATTATTCAACTTAGAGATATAGAAGAATACGATTTTGAAGAGATTTGTAAAATGGTAGATATGAAGCCAACAGCAGTAAGAGTTGCATTATCTAGAGCGAGAAAAACAATAAGAGAAGAATTAATAAAAAAACACAACTATGGAGTTAGCTAA
- a CDS encoding DUF4252 domain-containing protein: protein MKKLIILLAFVVAPIATSAQSFFDSLEDMNGVDMVVVSKDAFELLNKFQPKDSKSNEVMQVFEMIKDLKEFRMFSSDDKTIANKMETMVNSSIKKQNLTELMRIKEDDSRIKIYVKTTKNKDYVSEVLMFIKGVDKKTNGMSEAMIVSLTGNIDINKMSDLADTFTNGKNKK from the coding sequence ATGAAAAAATTAATAATATTATTAGCGTTCGTAGTTGCACCAATAGCAACAAGCGCACAGTCGTTTTTTGACTCGTTAGAAGATATGAATGGAGTAGACATGGTCGTTGTTTCCAAAGATGCTTTCGAACTTTTAAACAAGTTTCAACCGAAAGATTCTAAAAGCAACGAAGTTATGCAAGTCTTTGAAATGATTAAAGATTTAAAAGAATTTAGAATGTTTTCTTCCGACGATAAAACAATTGCCAATAAAATGGAAACAATGGTAAATAGTTCTATTAAAAAACAGAACTTAACAGAATTAATGCGTATTAAAGAAGACGATTCTCGTATTAAAATCTACGTTAAAACCACAAAAAACAAAGATTACGTTAGTGAGGTTTTAATGTTTATTAAAGGAGTTGACAAAAAAACAAATGGTATGTCTGAAGCGATGATTGTTTCTTTAACAGGAAATATAGACATTAATAAAATGTCTGACTTAGCAGATACATTTACAAACGGAAAGAATAAAAAGTAA
- a CDS encoding DUF4252 domain-containing protein, giving the protein MRKLTTICTLLFLVVFASSCKNEKSLQQYLVDVPEKEGFISGDLPISSLLTAKTDVSDDVKETIKSIKKINVAYLIKTADNEATYQKEKATLKNIFSSEDYKNLMTMKMKGMNMKVYYTGDTDSLDEVIVFGYGDKNGVGVARLLGDDMNPAKVIEMLNSVKLDEDNASLEQFANIFKGR; this is encoded by the coding sequence ATGAGAAAATTAACCACAATATGTACTTTGTTGTTTTTGGTTGTTTTTGCAAGTTCTTGTAAAAATGAAAAATCACTTCAACAATATTTAGTAGACGTTCCAGAAAAAGAAGGTTTTATTTCAGGAGATTTACCAATAAGCTCTTTATTAACTGCAAAAACAGATGTTTCTGACGATGTAAAAGAAACCATAAAAAGCATTAAAAAAATTAATGTTGCTTATTTAATTAAAACTGCTGATAATGAAGCAACTTATCAAAAAGAAAAAGCGACTTTAAAAAATATTTTTTCTAGCGAAGATTATAAAAATCTTATGACTATGAAAATGAAGGGAATGAATATGAAGGTATATTATACTGGAGATACAGACTCTTTAGACGAAGTAATTGTTTTCGGTTATGGAGACAAAAATGGAGTAGGAGTTGCACGTTTGTTAGGAGATGATATGAATCCAGCCAAAGTAATTGAAATGCTAAACAGCGTTAAATTAGATGAAGATAATGCTTCTTTAGAACAATTTGCAAACATTTTTAAAGGAAGATAA